The following proteins are encoded in a genomic region of Herminiimonas arsenicoxydans:
- a CDS encoding Hypothetical protein (Evidence 5 : No homology to any previously reported sequences): MQLDNRKFQLKIFNLPVIETIDDLAECTRLSPPLIKYLTYRADHLYKVFHIPKKIGEFREIAHPCRELKAIQGWILRHILDKLSPSENSKGFELGSSTLENASPHIGSNFLLNIDLKDFFPTIVASKVYGVFHSIGYNKKIAGALTSLCVFKGRLPQGAPTSPKLANLVCLKLDARIQGYAGPRGIVFTRYADDISLSAQTLKKIQNAKNLIHTIVASEGLEINNRKTSISGTRKRKKITGLVITENSVGIGRDLTRQIRAKIHHLFIEKSTNFSHVNGLLAYTYSVDKKSYRKLDSFIEKLKLKYPLCPATTELYKIKNSTITQFTKVCYRTSRIKKL, from the coding sequence ATGCAACTCGACAATCGAAAATTTCAACTGAAGATTTTCAATCTTCCAGTAATAGAAACAATTGATGATTTGGCTGAATGCACTCGTCTCTCACCTCCCCTAATAAAATATCTGACATATAGGGCTGATCACCTTTATAAGGTATTTCACATCCCGAAAAAGATTGGTGAATTTAGAGAAATTGCACACCCTTGCAGAGAGTTGAAAGCTATCCAAGGTTGGATACTTCGTCACATACTTGATAAATTATCTCCATCAGAAAACTCAAAAGGATTTGAGCTTGGCAGCTCCACATTAGAAAATGCTTCGCCTCATATCGGCTCTAATTTTCTCTTAAACATCGACCTAAAAGATTTTTTCCCAACTATAGTTGCGTCCAAGGTTTATGGTGTCTTCCATTCCATTGGATACAATAAAAAAATAGCGGGCGCATTAACAAGTTTATGCGTATTCAAAGGCCGACTTCCTCAAGGAGCGCCAACATCACCGAAGCTTGCTAACCTAGTTTGTCTAAAATTGGATGCTCGCATTCAAGGATATGCTGGACCACGTGGAATCGTTTTCACAAGATATGCCGATGACATTTCCCTTTCCGCGCAAACTCTGAAAAAAATCCAAAACGCGAAAAACCTTATACATACAATTGTGGCGTCAGAAGGTCTGGAAATTAACAATCGGAAGACATCGATTTCGGGAACACGAAAAAGAAAAAAAATAACTGGATTAGTTATTACAGAGAACAGCGTAGGTATAGGGCGAGATTTAACTAGGCAGATTCGAGCCAAGATCCATCATTTGTTTATCGAGAAATCGACAAACTTTTCCCACGTAAACGGACTGTTGGCATATACCTATAGCGTGGACAAAAAAAGCTATCGCAAATTAGATAGTTTTATCGAAAAACTAAAATTAAAATATCCACTCTGTCCTGCCACCACAGAGTTATATAAAATAAAAAATAGTACTATTACCCAATTCACTAAAGTCTGTTATCGAACTTCTAGGATTAAAAAATTGTAA
- the dnaN gene encoding DNA polymerase III, beta subunit (Evidence 2a : Function of homologous gene experimentally demonstrated in an other organism; PubMedId : 2540413, 1575709, 1349852, 6234204; Product type e : enzyme), whose amino-acid sequence MQLVKTQRDALLRPLQIVSGIVERRHTLPILANILIRKDGERVSFLSTDIEVQITTHAQVGSGNEIASTTVAARKLLDILRALPDSGDVSLTLANKRMTVQSGKSRFALQTLAAEEFPTVAQAEQYNAKVTLPQKTLKHLFNMVHFSMAQQDIRYYLNGLLLVVDGKNVIAVATDGHRLAFCQVATEQEFARQEVIIPRKTIIELQRLLEDTDQPVDLEIANSQVKLTFGDIELISKLVEGKFPDYTRVVPKGYKNNFTIGRDALLRSLQRAAIMTSDKFKGVRCIMSPGSMKISSTNADQEEAVEEIEIDYGGDSVDIGFNVTYLLDVLNNLKGDNINIALGDANSSALITVPDNPDFKYVVMPMRI is encoded by the coding sequence ATGCAATTGGTAAAAACCCAACGAGACGCGCTGCTGCGTCCGCTGCAGATTGTGAGTGGTATTGTCGAGCGTCGGCACACATTGCCGATTCTGGCCAATATCCTCATTCGCAAGGATGGCGAACGCGTTTCTTTCCTGTCGACAGATATCGAAGTGCAGATCACCACGCACGCACAAGTCGGTAGCGGCAACGAAATCGCATCGACGACGGTTGCTGCACGCAAACTGCTCGACATTCTGCGCGCCCTGCCGGATTCCGGCGATGTCTCGCTGACGCTGGCGAACAAGCGCATGACCGTGCAATCGGGCAAATCGCGTTTCGCCCTGCAAACGCTGGCGGCGGAAGAATTCCCTACCGTGGCGCAAGCCGAGCAATACAACGCCAAAGTCACGCTGCCGCAAAAAACCTTGAAGCACCTTTTCAATATGGTGCACTTCTCGATGGCGCAGCAGGATATTCGCTATTACCTGAACGGCCTGCTGCTGGTCGTTGACGGCAAGAACGTTATCGCAGTTGCAACCGATGGTCACCGTCTGGCATTTTGCCAGGTTGCCACCGAGCAGGAATTCGCGCGCCAGGAAGTCATCATTCCGCGCAAAACGATCATAGAACTGCAACGCCTGCTGGAAGATACCGATCAGCCGGTCGATCTGGAAATCGCCAATAGCCAGGTCAAGCTGACCTTCGGCGATATCGAACTGATTTCCAAGCTGGTCGAAGGCAAGTTCCCGGATTACACCCGCGTGGTGCCCAAGGGTTACAAGAACAACTTCACGATCGGCCGCGATGCCCTGCTGCGTTCGCTGCAGCGCGCTGCGATCATGACGTCCGACAAGTTCAAGGGTGTGCGTTGCATCATGAGCCCGGGCAGCATGAAGATCAGCTCGACCAATGCCGACCAGGAAGAAGCCGTCGAAGAAATCGAAATCGATTACGGCGGCGATAGCGTCGATATCGGCTTCAACGTGACGTATCTGCTGGATGTATTGAACAACCTCAAAGGCGACAACATCAACATCGCCCTCGGTGACGCCAATTCATCCGCACTGATCACGGTGCCGGACAATCCGGACTTCAAATACGTCGTCATGCCGATGCGTATTTAA
- the gyrB gene encoding DNA gyrase subunit B (Evidence 2a : Function of homologous gene experimentally demonstrated in an other organism; PubMedId : 9148951, 2174443, 1646964; Product type e : enzyme), protein MSAIPNDNTPQSPSTLSAAYGASSIQILEGLEAVRKRPGMYIGDTSDGTGLHHCVFEVLDNSIDESLAGHCTEIHVTIHSDNSISITDNGRGIPTGIKWDDKHEPKRSAAEIVMTELHAGGKFDQNSYKVSGGLHGVGVSCVNGLSRLLKLTIRRDGKTHYMEFVRGVPQNREIETIDGHIVSPIKVIGETDKRGTEVHFWADEEIFNNVEFHYDILAKRIRELSFLNNGVRIRLSDQRTGKEELFAFEGGTRGFVEYINKAKSVLHPTIFQATGERLSDQGTNIAVDVSMQWNDAYNEQVICFTNNIPQRDGGTHLTGLRAAMTRVINKYIDEHEFAKKAKVEVTGDDMREGLTCVLSVKVPEPKFSSQTKDKLVSSEVRGPVEEIVAKTLADYLQEKPNDAKIICGKIVEAARAREAARKARDLTRRKGVMDGLGLSSKLADCQEKDPALCELYVVEGDSAGGSAKQGRDRKFQAILPLRGKVLNVEKARFEKMLASEQITTLIATLGTSIGADEFNIEKLRYHRIIIMTDADVDGAHIRTLLLTLLYRQMPQLVERGHVYIAQPPLYKVKHGKDERYLKDDVEEAVYMMQIALNDAALVPAEGAEPISGDALAELVRQYNTSNAIINRLTRMVDGAALTAIMTGVTLDLSSQEAANASAQRLQDGIGEPSVEVIVRHDELAEKFSLRIHRMYHGNIKVSAIDAEFVNGADYRVLAAAAATFKGLIGTGAMVQRGVGEKVKSIGINDFHQAMNWLRSEAERNVGKQRYKGLGEMNPSQLWETTMDPTVRRLLKVQIEDAIAADQIFTTLMGDDVEPRRAFIELNALSAGNIDI, encoded by the coding sequence ATGTCCGCGATCCCGAACGACAACACCCCGCAATCGCCATCCACGCTCTCAGCAGCATACGGCGCATCGTCCATCCAGATTCTTGAAGGCCTGGAAGCCGTACGCAAACGCCCGGGCATGTACATCGGCGACACCTCGGACGGCACCGGTCTGCATCACTGCGTGTTTGAAGTGCTGGACAACTCGATCGATGAATCGCTGGCCGGTCATTGCACTGAAATCCACGTCACCATTCACTCGGACAACTCGATCTCGATTACCGACAACGGTCGCGGCATCCCGACCGGCATCAAGTGGGACGACAAGCACGAACCCAAGCGCAGCGCAGCAGAAATCGTCATGACCGAACTGCACGCAGGCGGCAAGTTCGATCAAAACTCGTACAAGGTTTCCGGCGGCTTGCATGGCGTGGGGGTATCGTGCGTGAACGGTTTGTCCAGACTGTTGAAGCTGACGATCCGTCGCGACGGCAAAACGCATTACATGGAATTCGTCCGTGGCGTACCGCAGAACCGCGAGATCGAAACCATCGACGGTCACATCGTCTCGCCCATCAAGGTGATCGGCGAGACCGACAAGCGCGGCACTGAAGTTCACTTCTGGGCTGATGAAGAAATTTTCAACAATGTCGAGTTCCATTACGACATACTCGCCAAGCGCATACGTGAACTGTCCTTCCTCAACAATGGCGTGCGCATCAGACTGAGCGACCAGCGTACCGGCAAGGAAGAACTTTTCGCTTTTGAAGGCGGCACGCGCGGTTTCGTGGAATACATCAACAAAGCCAAAAGCGTATTGCACCCGACGATTTTCCAGGCGACTGGCGAGCGCTTGTCGGATCAGGGCACCAACATCGCTGTTGACGTCTCCATGCAATGGAACGACGCCTACAACGAACAGGTGATCTGCTTCACCAACAACATTCCGCAACGTGACGGCGGCACCCACCTGACCGGCCTGCGCGCGGCGATGACGCGCGTCATCAACAAGTACATCGACGAACACGAGTTTGCGAAAAAAGCCAAAGTCGAAGTCACCGGCGACGACATGCGCGAAGGTCTGACCTGCGTCTTGTCGGTCAAGGTGCCGGAGCCGAAGTTCAGCTCGCAAACCAAAGACAAACTCGTCTCCAGCGAAGTGCGCGGTCCGGTGGAAGAGATCGTCGCCAAAACACTGGCTGACTATCTGCAGGAAAAACCGAACGACGCCAAGATCATCTGCGGCAAGATTGTCGAAGCCGCGCGCGCGCGCGAAGCGGCACGCAAGGCACGCGACCTGACTCGTCGCAAAGGCGTGATGGACGGCCTCGGCCTCTCCTCCAAGCTGGCCGATTGCCAGGAAAAAGATCCGGCACTGTGCGAACTCTACGTAGTCGAAGGTGACTCCGCAGGCGGCTCCGCCAAGCAGGGCCGCGATCGCAAGTTCCAGGCCATCCTGCCATTGCGCGGTAAAGTCCTCAACGTCGAAAAAGCGCGCTTTGAAAAAATGCTCGCCAGCGAACAGATCACCACATTGATCGCCACGCTGGGCACCAGCATAGGCGCGGACGAATTCAATATCGAGAAGCTGCGCTACCACCGTATCATCATCATGACCGATGCCGACGTCGATGGCGCCCACATCCGCACCCTGCTGCTCACGCTGCTGTATCGCCAGATGCCGCAACTGGTCGAACGCGGCCACGTCTACATCGCGCAACCGCCGCTGTACAAGGTCAAGCACGGCAAGGACGAGCGTTATCTGAAGGATGATGTGGAAGAAGCCGTCTACATGATGCAGATCGCATTGAACGACGCTGCGCTGGTTCCCGCCGAAGGCGCAGAACCGATCAGCGGCGATGCCCTGGCCGAACTGGTGCGTCAGTACAACACCTCCAACGCCATCATCAACCGCCTGACGCGTATGGTGGACGGCGCTGCACTCACCGCCATCATGACCGGCGTGACGCTGGACCTCAGCTCGCAGGAAGCTGCCAATGCTTCCGCGCAGCGCCTGCAGGACGGCATCGGCGAACCATCGGTAGAAGTCATCGTGCGTCACGACGAATTGGCCGAGAAATTTTCGCTGCGCATCCATCGCATGTACCACGGCAACATCAAGGTCAGCGCAATCGACGCAGAGTTCGTCAACGGCGCAGACTACAGAGTCCTTGCCGCCGCTGCGGCTACCTTCAAGGGTTTGATCGGCACGGGCGCCATGGTGCAACGCGGCGTCGGTGAAAAAGTAAAATCCATCGGCATCAACGACTTCCACCAAGCGATGAACTGGTTGCGCAGTGAAGCAGAACGCAACGTCGGCAAGCAGCGCTACAAAGGTCTGGGCGAGATGAACCCATCGCAACTGTGGGAAACAACCATGGACCCAACCGTGCGCCGCTTGTTAAAAGTGCAGATCGAAGATGCGATCGCAGCTGATCAGATCTTCACTACATTGATGGGCGACGATGTGGAACCACGTCGTGCGTTTATTGAATTGAATGCGCTGTCTGCTGGGAATATTGATATTTGA
- a CDS encoding Putative restriction endonuclease (Evidence 3 : Function proposed based on presence of conserved amino acid motif, structural feature or limited homology; Product type pe : putative enzyme) codes for MVSKSNNWNRDQLLVAFNLYCQIPFGKMHSRNPEIIRLATLIGRTPSALAMKLTNIASLDPAITSTGRRGLAGASAADKLMWNEMQHDWEGFALESQAVVDAIVTPNDINQDALLPTAVLLEEEEFDYSAEDKTSMVKIRVGQHFFRRSVLSAYLGRCCITGLAEPRLLVASHIVPWHTDSNHRLNPRNGLCLSVLHDKAFDLGMFTLTPDFKIKTSRHMQSMSNNPFATDWLVGLEGKCIELPEKFRPELEFLHWHHQNIFMRE; via the coding sequence ATGGTAAGCAAATCAAATAATTGGAATCGCGATCAATTACTGGTCGCCTTCAACCTCTATTGCCAAATCCCATTTGGGAAAATGCATTCTCGCAATCCGGAAATCATCCGACTGGCAACCCTCATCGGTCGAACACCATCTGCCCTTGCGATGAAGTTAACCAACATCGCAAGTCTTGATCCGGCCATTACATCTACTGGACGTAGAGGTTTGGCCGGCGCATCTGCGGCAGATAAATTGATGTGGAATGAAATGCAACATGACTGGGAAGGCTTTGCGTTAGAAAGCCAAGCAGTGGTCGATGCAATCGTTACGCCTAACGATATTAATCAGGACGCGTTGCTACCAACGGCAGTACTGTTAGAGGAGGAAGAGTTTGACTACAGTGCGGAAGATAAAACGTCCATGGTAAAAATCAGAGTGGGTCAACACTTCTTCCGTCGTTCTGTTTTGAGCGCCTATTTAGGACGCTGTTGCATTACCGGACTAGCGGAGCCCCGATTATTAGTCGCAAGCCATATCGTCCCATGGCACACAGATTCAAATCACCGGCTTAATCCACGTAATGGATTATGTCTGTCCGTTTTACACGACAAAGCATTCGACTTAGGAATGTTTACGCTCACACCGGATTTTAAGATTAAAACATCACGTCACATGCAATCAATGTCTAACAATCCTTTTGCTACTGATTGGCTAGTAGGACTTGAGGGGAAATGTATAGAACTGCCTGAGAAATTCAGACCTGAATTGGAATTCCTTCATTGGCATCATCAAAACATTTTTATGAGGGAATAA
- a CDS encoding hypothetical protein (Evidence 5 : No homology to any previously reported sequences): MTNQDFQVFVSGSFSVAVISQHEQEAKPAYAYAQASLSPAVESRAATSTPLRFAQ, encoded by the coding sequence GTGACTAACCAGGATTTTCAGGTTTTTGTTTCAGGCAGTTTTTCAGTAGCAGTTATTTCGCAACATGAGCAAGAGGCCAAGCCAGCGTATGCATATGCGCAAGCCAGTTTGTCCCCCGCCGTCGAAAGTCGAGCAGCGACATCAACTCCCCTTCGTTTTGCGCAGTAA
- a CDS encoding hypothetical protein (Evidence 5 : No homology to any previously reported sequences) has protein sequence MKKIMTQEHLSIISKIVEEKIYVPEIQKKVTVFLCGADKNDASTGRYMMANMLSKHPRFEVHYPEDLFDDLLVGKNQHSLLSLENILAESVDVIVLFPESPGSFAELGAFANNPTLAQKLICLPQKKYKNKKSFINYGPNRLIKESRTGKVIDINYNDFGTPDEAEKLYKRVNAEIAKIKKKHPVNKNVGNILEAEYFLLPCIYLVEKIDNVSLYGILKAATQKDKSLCEIATKCALSRLVGQRLITRTLDGYTITSEGGALVRKKFDNKNLDRVRLEIMNYEMRRNSNMTRDRLIAAHL, from the coding sequence ATGAAAAAAATAATGACTCAAGAGCACCTATCGATCATCTCAAAAATAGTGGAGGAAAAAATATATGTGCCAGAAATTCAGAAAAAAGTGACAGTTTTTTTATGCGGAGCTGACAAAAACGATGCGTCAACCGGAAGATACATGATGGCGAATATGCTATCAAAACATCCACGATTTGAAGTTCACTATCCTGAAGATTTATTTGATGATTTACTTGTCGGGAAAAATCAGCATAGCTTGCTGAGCCTTGAAAATATACTCGCTGAATCTGTCGATGTGATCGTACTTTTTCCTGAAAGTCCCGGCTCCTTTGCTGAGCTTGGAGCATTCGCAAATAATCCAACTCTTGCGCAGAAGCTGATTTGTCTGCCTCAGAAGAAATACAAAAATAAGAAAAGTTTTATAAATTATGGCCCCAATAGGCTTATCAAGGAATCTAGAACTGGAAAAGTAATTGACATAAATTACAATGATTTCGGCACTCCAGACGAAGCGGAAAAACTATACAAACGTGTCAATGCTGAAATTGCTAAAATTAAAAAGAAGCATCCCGTAAATAAAAATGTTGGCAACATTCTCGAAGCTGAATATTTTCTTCTGCCCTGTATTTATTTGGTGGAAAAAATTGATAACGTTAGCTTGTATGGAATTCTTAAAGCAGCCACGCAAAAAGATAAATCGCTTTGCGAGATAGCAACCAAATGCGCCCTTAGCCGTCTAGTTGGGCAAAGGCTGATAACAAGGACACTGGATGGATATACGATAACATCTGAAGGCGGAGCCTTGGTCCGGAAAAAGTTTGACAATAAAAATCTAGATCGCGTGAGACTAGAAATCATGAACTATGAAATGCGTAGAAATTCAAATATGACTCGTGATAGACTAATTGCCGCACACCTTTAG
- the dnaA gene encoding Chromosomal replication initiator protein DnaA (Evidence 2a : Function of homologous gene experimentally demonstrated in an other organism; PubMedId : 2540413, 2558436, 6296774; Product type f : factor), whose translation MENFWQACSAQLEQELTPQQYSAWIKPLTPLDYEDGTLRIAAPNRFKLDWVKTQFASRITSIAAQFWEVPVEVQFVLDPRLVAARRPAAQASVVSDRADDVPSNVLEPIPSNATDHTPRRDQSRINTALTFDSFVTGKANQLARAAAIQVANNPGSSYNPLFLYGGVGLGKTHLIHAIGNQVLADNPNVKIRYIHAEQYVRDVVTAYQRKGFDDFKRYYHSLDLLLIDDIQFFGGKSRTQEEFFYAFEALIAAKKQIIITSDTYPKEITGMDDRLISRFDSGLTVAVEPPELEMRVAILLKKAVQEGVTFSDDVAFFVAKHLRSNVRELEGALRKILAYSRFHGKDITIEVVKDALKDLLSVQNRQISVENIQKTVADFFNIKVADMYSKKRPANIARPRQIAMYLAKELTQKSLPEIGELFGGRDHTTVLHAVRKIAADRGKSPECNHELHVLEQTLKG comes from the coding sequence ATGGAAAATTTCTGGCAAGCCTGCTCCGCTCAATTGGAGCAGGAATTGACGCCGCAACAATATAGTGCGTGGATCAAGCCGCTCACGCCGCTTGATTACGAGGACGGCACCTTGCGCATTGCCGCGCCGAATCGTTTCAAACTCGATTGGGTGAAGACCCAGTTCGCCAGCCGCATTACCAGCATTGCCGCGCAGTTTTGGGAAGTTCCGGTCGAGGTGCAGTTTGTGCTCGATCCGCGTCTGGTTGCCGCCAGAAGGCCGGCGGCGCAAGCCAGCGTTGTATCCGATCGGGCCGACGATGTGCCCTCCAATGTGCTGGAACCTATTCCGTCGAATGCGACCGATCACACGCCGCGCCGCGATCAGAGCCGTATTAATACAGCGCTGACATTTGACAGTTTCGTTACCGGCAAGGCCAACCAGCTGGCGCGTGCGGCGGCTATCCAGGTCGCCAATAATCCCGGCAGTTCGTACAACCCGCTGTTCCTGTATGGCGGCGTCGGCCTGGGTAAAACCCATTTGATCCATGCCATCGGCAATCAGGTGCTGGCGGACAATCCCAACGTCAAAATACGCTACATCCATGCAGAACAGTACGTTAGAGACGTAGTGACTGCTTACCAGCGCAAGGGTTTCGACGATTTCAAGCGTTATTATCACTCGCTTGATTTGTTGCTGATAGACGACATCCAGTTCTTTGGCGGCAAGAGCCGCACGCAGGAAGAATTCTTCTATGCATTCGAGGCATTGATTGCAGCAAAGAAACAAATCATCATCACCAGCGATACCTATCCGAAAGAAATCACCGGTATGGACGATCGCCTGATTTCACGTTTCGACTCGGGTTTGACGGTCGCCGTCGAGCCGCCGGAACTGGAAATGCGGGTTGCCATTCTGCTCAAAAAAGCGGTGCAGGAAGGCGTGACCTTCTCCGACGATGTGGCGTTTTTTGTTGCCAAACATTTACGTTCCAACGTGCGTGAGCTCGAAGGCGCGTTGCGCAAGATTCTTGCCTACTCCCGTTTCCACGGCAAAGACATCACGATTGAAGTTGTAAAGGATGCACTGAAAGATTTGCTGTCGGTGCAGAATCGCCAGATCTCGGTCGAAAATATCCAGAAAACCGTGGCCGACTTTTTCAATATAAAAGTTGCCGATATGTATTCCAAGAAGCGTCCTGCGAACATCGCGCGGCCACGCCAGATTGCGATGTATCTTGCCAAGGAATTAACGCAAAAAAGCCTGCCGGAAATCGGCGAGCTGTTCGGCGGACGCGATCATACGACCGTTTTGCATGCGGTGCGCAAGATTGCCGCCGATAGGGGGAAGAGCCCGGAATGCAATCATGAATTGCATGTGCTGGAGCAAACTTTGAAGGGCTGA